The segment ACTGTTTGTTGATACAGTTTTGTGTTTATGAGTCTCCAAGATGGCTTCTTTCAAAAGGGAAAGTTATAGAGGCTTATGCAGTTCTCAGCACATCTCATTTCAAGAACGAAAGATCGAATCTTGATCATAACAAGTTGAGTTTTACTACTATGAGAGGTTCTGATCCACCTCTGATCAAGATTTTGTTGAGGAAAAAATCGATTCTTGGACAGTTATTACTAGCTGTAGTAGCTGGTTTTGGCATTGGATTGATGTACTATGGGATGCCATTAGGACTAGGAAATGGAAACTTTAGCTTAAATCTCTACTTGAGTACAGGACTAAACGCGTTACTAGAGTTACCATCATTCTTGATAGTGTTTTTCTTGGTCGAAAAATGTAAGAGGAGAAGTACATTAGTTGGACTAAGTGTTGTATCTGGTGTTTGTGGTATGTTATGTATGATCGCGAGTGAACGTAAGGTTTTACAGATGGTGTTGGAGTTAACTTCATTTTTCAGTGCTTGTACTGCATTTGATCTGTTGCTGATATATACTTCAGAGCTGTTTCATACTAGTATAAGGAATGCAGCAGTGTCAATTGTATGGCAGGCTGTGGTCCTCGGGGGCGTGGTGAGCCCGGTTTTGGTTGATGCAGGAGGGGATAGTAACAACAAGATTCTAGCTTATTTGGTTCTTGGCATTATAACAGCAATTGCAGGGTGTTTGGTTGTTTTTCTGCCAGAAACAAAGGGATTGGAGATTTGTAATAAAATAGAAGAGTTGGAACAAAAAGGCTGCATCAATGATGTATGAGTTTTGacatatatgatatgttcatATTTCCTCCTTTATTCTTGAAACCTTATGTTGTTTATCGAACTTCTCATCTTGGTAGGAGCTTTCGATTAGTATGTGACTCTcattgaacaaaaaaaatgacatatatcCTACTTAGGAGCTTTCGACTTTAGTTATGTGATTCTTCATCGAACTAAAACATGATATTTacaaacttgaaaaaaaatgatatttatggAACTTCTCATCTAAGTAGGGGCTTTTGATATTAGTTATGTATTCtcatctatttaaaaaaaacatcacTTATCGAACTTCTCATTTTAGTAGGAGCTTTCTCGATATAAGTTATGTAATTCTAATCAAACTAAAAAACAACACTTGTTAAACTTCTCATGCTAGTAGGAGCTTTCGATATTAATTATGTGATTCTCATCAAAGTGTGCAACTTCTCATCTTAGTAGGAGCTTATGATATTAGTGATGTGATTCTCATCAAACTAAAAAACAACACTTATCAGTTAAACTTCTCATGCTAGTAGGAGCATTCGATATTAATTATGTGATTCTCATTAAAGTGTGCAAGTTCTCATCTTAGTAGGAAGCTTATGATATTAGTGATGTGATTCTCATCAAACTAAAAACAACATTTATCGAACTTGAAAATCAGATGTCTGAGCCCGGGTTCGAACCGGGGACCTCTAGTGTGTGAGACTAGCGTGATAACCGACTACACCACCCAGACTTGTTTGCTAAATAAAAAGCATTGTATTGTTTTATCTTCAACTTCTTCCAAAATCCAAACTAAATCAATCTTTTTGAGAACCATCTATTCTTAAAATTGAAGTAGAGTAATTTAATTTTCCAATTTATGCATATTAAagccaatagaaaaaaaaaatcaaagaggaAATTGAGAGCATTTATATAATAGTGGTGTTCGAgctagctttttttttttatgcatgTCATTTCTCATCGATACAAATATCGAGTAACTTTATCTACTAAGGCTCAGGCATAACAAGAGCCAGTTGTGATATGAGTGATTTCTCTTCTTGCTCTTTAGCAAGTGCTCAAAACAATAATCAAAAGCAAGCATGATCTTCCTTTCACAATAAGCATCATAATCAAACATAAGTTATCAGTCAACACTATTTCATAGCCTAAAAATGCATCAGCAAGTTCTTAAATAGAGCTACATGTACACACTACACAATGTCAAACCCCACGCCGCCCTCCTTTACTCCTTCACTTCGAGTAGGGGGAGGCAGGGAGCAAATACACCTAAAGAAATTCAATCTGATCAGTGCAGTTTGCTACAAGCTGAAGTTCCTACACATCTTCCACAGCAATGGAAGATGACACAACAATCGTGTCTACAGTCTAATCTACAAAGAAGGATCGTCAAGTGTCTGTCCTCTTCCACAATTTTACGTCTGTACTATTGCCATCTTTTGGAAGACCTAACTGCAGAAGTATTTCCGGAAGGAGGTTTTTTAGAACCTGAAAagcataaaaaggaaaaaagaaaaagttggaATGATTCAGAAAGAAGTAGTGAACCATTGATTGTCATTTCTCTTCTCTAACTCGACTCTTGAGAGTATTAGCAGAGAAGGAAAATAAAGGCAAACACTAAGAACATATGAGAATCACATACTCGGGATTTTAGGGGTGCTCTTCTTCAGTGACATCCGAGAAGATCCTGTTTGCACCGTCTTTTGTGTAGGCCGTGGAAGTTTAGCAGGTATAATTGAGGGCCTGATCAATCACCAGCAAAGAGATAAgtaagtcattttaaatttgATGAGTGTTCTGGGTGTCTTTAACAACGAGTTCAACAGGAACTCTTGGCATTCTGCTTTTCCCAAACAACTATAAGCTATCTTCGACATTATACTGTACTAAGAAGAGATGTAACAGTCATGAAGTACATTTAAACTGGAAACAGGAATTGTGACTTTAAACTATAAGAATGCTTATTCAGAATGTAACCTGATGTTGATTTTCTGTGAAGACAAAATATGGATCAAGAGatgagaaaaggaaaaagaaataaggaaaaatgCTAATACAAAGGCAGGTAAAGCAAAATTTTAACACAGATACAAGATATGCTGATATATCAACCTGAGGTCATCACAGGGAAATGGGAATTAGAGATTCCATGAGTGAGTCAACATTCAAGAAAAAAGTTAT is part of the Solanum pennellii chromosome 8, SPENNV200 genome and harbors:
- the LOC107027893 gene encoding organic cation/carnitine transporter 3-like; its protein translation is MANSTTPLLSNHQDQEFPYLNDHFSSLEQTIEPFFDTCNGKIAWPQVLQVILVSLACFFEAQQTFITIFTDAIPSWHCVSTNTSCNSMSNVCQLSLTEWDWDKPIYTSIVSEWSLHCFTSSILQGLPASSFFMGCLLGGLVLGVLGDSIGRKTMLFFGCLIMSVASIFIAFCNNVWMYSALRFVSGYGRAAIGSSVLVLCSESVGKRYQGKVGTIGFFMSTFGFVSLPCLAYFSKDYSWRVLYLSTSLPAIVYCLLIQFCVYESPRWLLSKGKVIEAYAVLSTSHFKNERSNLDHNKLSFTTMRGSDPPLIKILLRKKSILGQLLLAVVAGFGIGLMYYGMPLGLGNGNFSLNLYLSTGLNALLELPSFLIVFFLVEKCKRRSTLVGLSVVSGVCGMLCMIASERKVLQMVLELTSFFSACTAFDLLLIYTSELFHTSIRNAAVSIVWQAVVLGGVVSPVLVDAGGDSNNKILAYLVLGIITAIAGCLVVFLPETKGLEICNKIEELEQKGCINDV